A stretch of the Dechloromonas sp. TW-R-39-2 genome encodes the following:
- a CDS encoding EAL domain-containing protein: MNPSASDDLVFIEDEPIPEKCQAEDSRWRILVVDDDPDVHEATEFALASIRILGRRLEILHAHSGREAIKLLTHEDDVALILLDVVMESENAGLQTVDAIRNELLLVNTRIILRTGQPGHAPEAETITRYDINDYKTKSELTHSKLFTTLTTAIRSYQQLQRLDASRSGLEKIVAASNQFMAEQGLQAFAEGVITQIAGLIGVSPEGLVCAAAESAESGPRLQEYRIIAAAGPYRHLIQRRLSEINDSHLVHNLNQALRNRHSIIGEHDVTLYFRKSPGEGFAAFINASQPICEVDQHLLEVFCTNIALCAKNVDLVSALRQDAFFDRQIGLPNRVALIAELDERIARQAQDDTILALIDIDQFSTTNDILGHQYGDGLLKLVAKRLRTLFDPTVYLARLSADTFALLGKQGQIGSAQIQKCFTLPFIVEEVEHAISISIGLVVVDQAYQSGAEILKDGYLALRRAKRQGMGQSITFSRDIGAEARERAQLLRDLRSAFDNRQLFLAYQPQVDLLSGRLLGVEALLRWRLPDGSFVPPDRFIPIAEQSGLIVSLGNWLLHVALHTLKRFQAAGFPDLKMAVNISPVQIRQPGFQESILQALQETGCSPSCLELEVTESVALAGLDAAIATLTALRQQGIGIAIDDFGTGYSSLSYLDQLPANHLKIDRSFVSALSKEGHGARIARTIIILGHELGMRVIAEGVEDEGVASTLLELGCNEAQGYYYGRPMPEAEFIAWLAEPTRKRA; the protein is encoded by the coding sequence ATGAACCCGTCGGCCAGCGACGATCTGGTTTTCATCGAAGACGAGCCAATCCCGGAGAAATGCCAGGCGGAGGATTCGCGGTGGCGGATATTGGTCGTCGATGATGATCCCGATGTTCATGAGGCCACCGAGTTTGCCTTGGCCAGCATCCGCATCCTTGGCCGACGCCTGGAAATTCTCCATGCACACTCCGGCCGCGAAGCCATCAAGCTGCTGACGCATGAAGACGATGTCGCGCTGATTTTGCTCGATGTCGTCATGGAAAGTGAAAATGCCGGCCTGCAGACGGTGGATGCCATCCGTAACGAACTGCTGCTGGTCAATACCCGGATCATTTTGCGCACGGGCCAGCCCGGCCATGCGCCTGAAGCGGAAACGATCACCCGTTACGACATCAACGATTACAAAACCAAGAGCGAACTGACCCACAGCAAATTATTCACGACACTGACGACGGCAATTCGCTCGTATCAGCAATTGCAGCGCCTCGATGCCAGTCGCAGCGGGCTGGAAAAAATCGTTGCGGCAAGCAATCAGTTCATGGCCGAACAGGGACTGCAAGCCTTTGCCGAAGGCGTCATCACCCAGATTGCCGGGCTGATCGGCGTTTCACCGGAAGGACTGGTCTGTGCGGCAGCCGAGTCGGCGGAAAGCGGCCCCCGCTTGCAGGAATACCGAATCATTGCGGCAGCGGGTCCCTATCGTCACCTGATCCAGCGTCGCCTGTCCGAAATCAATGATTCGCATCTGGTACACAATCTGAATCAGGCGCTACGCAATCGCCACAGCATCATTGGCGAACACGATGTCACCCTTTATTTCCGTAAATCCCCCGGCGAGGGCTTTGCCGCTTTTATCAATGCCAGCCAGCCGATTTGCGAAGTCGACCAGCATTTGCTCGAAGTTTTCTGCACCAACATTGCGTTGTGCGCCAAAAATGTCGATCTGGTATCCGCCCTGCGTCAGGATGCTTTCTTCGATCGCCAAATCGGCCTGCCGAATCGTGTCGCCCTGATCGCCGAACTCGACGAGCGCATTGCCCGTCAGGCACAAGATGACACCATTCTGGCCTTGATTGATATCGACCAGTTTTCGACGACCAACGACATTCTCGGCCACCAGTATGGCGACGGTTTGCTCAAGCTGGTCGCCAAGCGCCTGCGCACGCTGTTCGACCCGACGGTTTATCTGGCGCGCCTCTCGGCCGACACCTTTGCCCTGCTCGGCAAGCAAGGCCAGATCGGATCCGCCCAGATTCAAAAATGCTTTACCCTGCCGTTCATCGTTGAAGAAGTCGAACATGCCATTTCGATTTCAATCGGCCTGGTCGTTGTCGACCAGGCGTACCAATCCGGTGCCGAGATACTCAAGGACGGTTATCTCGCACTACGCCGCGCCAAACGCCAGGGCATGGGGCAGAGCATCACCTTTTCGCGCGACATCGGCGCCGAAGCCCGCGAACGCGCCCAGTTACTGCGCGATCTGCGCTCCGCCTTTGACAACCGGCAGCTTTTTCTCGCCTATCAGCCGCAAGTCGATCTGCTCAGCGGTCGCCTGCTCGGTGTCGAAGCCCTGCTCCGCTGGCGCCTGCCGGATGGCAGCTTCGTCCCGCCGGATCGCTTCATCCCGATTGCCGAACAATCCGGGCTGATTGTCAGTCTTGGCAACTGGCTCCTGCACGTGGCGCTCCACACGCTGAAACGCTTTCAGGCAGCCGGCTTTCCCGACCTCAAGATGGCCGTCAATATTTCGCCCGTCCAGATTCGCCAGCCGGGCTTTCAGGAAAGCATCCTGCAGGCCCTGCAAGAAACAGGCTGCTCGCCATCCTGCCTTGAACTTGAAGTTACAGAATCCGTCGCCCTGGCCGGCCTCGATGCCGCCATTGCCACATTGACCGCCTTGCGCCAGCAGGGAATCGGTATCGCGATCGACGACTTTGGAACCGGCTATTCATCGCTTTCCTACCTTGACCAACTACCTGCCAACCACCTCAAGATCGATCGCAGCTTTGTCTCTGCCCTGAGCAAGGAAGGGCACGGGGCACGTATCGCCAGAACGATCATTATTCTCGGTCACGAACTGGGCATGCGGGTCATTGCCGAAGGAGTCGAGGATGAAGGCGTCGCCAGCACCCTGCTCGAACTGGGCTGCAATGAAGCGCAAGGCTATTACTACGGTCGACCGATGCCGGAAGCCGAATTCATCGCCTGGCTGGCTGAACCGACGAGAAAAAGGGCCTAA
- a CDS encoding nucleoside recognition domain-containing protein has protein sequence MEILIDIILKAGRSAVELSLFVLLPVMVVMLSLMRLLEARGVLDRLVVRLAPLLKPFGLTGLGVFAALQINFVSFAAPMATLTMMDQRGTSDRHIAATLAMVFAMSQANAALPMMTMGLDFGLTLTWSLLGGLAAAASTYYLFGRTLSGIEGQLDETLHHPVAESAKGILDVINRAGAEAFKIAVGAIPMLVLSLVAVTALKRFGALDLLTAWLTPLLRLAAIDPILILPALTKYLAGGTAMMGVMDDMRRAGQVSVELLNASAGFLISPFDLPGVAVLISAGRRVAAVWKPAACGACIGIAVRTLGHVVF, from the coding sequence ATGGAAATCCTCATCGACATCATTCTGAAAGCCGGCCGCTCGGCCGTCGAGCTTTCACTTTTCGTCCTGCTGCCGGTGATGGTGGTCATGCTCTCGCTGATGCGCTTGCTCGAAGCACGCGGCGTCCTTGATCGACTCGTCGTTCGCCTTGCTCCTTTGCTCAAACCCTTCGGCCTGACTGGCCTCGGTGTTTTTGCTGCGCTGCAGATCAACTTCGTCAGCTTCGCAGCACCGATGGCGACGCTGACCATGATGGATCAGCGTGGTACCTCGGACCGCCACATCGCCGCGACGCTGGCCATGGTCTTTGCCATGTCGCAAGCCAATGCCGCCCTGCCGATGATGACCATGGGCCTTGATTTCGGCCTGACACTGACTTGGTCGCTGCTTGGCGGACTGGCCGCCGCCGCCAGCACCTATTACCTGTTTGGACGGACGCTCTCGGGCATTGAAGGGCAGCTTGACGAAACCTTGCATCACCCGGTAGCCGAAAGCGCCAAGGGCATTCTCGACGTCATCAACCGGGCCGGTGCCGAAGCCTTCAAAATTGCCGTTGGCGCCATTCCGATGCTGGTTCTATCACTGGTCGCCGTCACCGCACTCAAACGCTTTGGCGCACTCGATCTGCTGACCGCCTGGCTGACGCCGCTGCTTCGGCTGGCCGCGATCGATCCGATCCTGATTCTCCCGGCGCTGACCAAATACCTGGCCGGCGGGACGGCGATGATGGGCGTCATGGATGACATGCGACGGGCCGGCCAGGTCAGTGTCGAGCTGCTCAACGCCAGCGCCGGTTTTCTCATTTCCCCTTTCGATTTACCTGGTGTCGCCGTGCTGATTTCAGCCGGCCGCCGTGTTGCCGCCGTCTGGAAACCGGCCGCCTGCGGCGCCTGTATCGGCATTGCGGTGCGCACCCTTGGCCATGTTGTTTTCTGA
- the aceB gene encoding malate synthase A encodes MSLNLPAGVQITAPLQPGYESVLTFEALELVAKLHRAFEGRRQELLKARVERQARIDAGEMPDFLPETKHIREGDWKIAPLPKALERRRTEITGPVEAKMIINAFNSGADSYMTDFEDSNSPNWDNQIQGQINLYKAIRRELSFKNENGKEYKLNDQIATLQIRPRGWHLDEKHVLIDGQRVSGGIFDFGVVLFHNAKEQIARGAGPFFYLPKMESHLEARLWNDIFVMAQDHIGLPQGTIKATVLVETILATFEMEEILYELRNHSAGLNAGRWDYIFSCIKKFKKNKDFCLAQRSAITMEVPFMRGYALALVQACHKRGAPAMGGMSALIPIKNDPVANEKALAGIRHDKTRDANDGFDGGWVAHPGLVAIAHEEFVKVLGDRPNQWDKQVSGNFGPAQWLDFQPSTPITEAGLRNNINVGIHYLGSWLAGNGCVPIHNLMEDAATAEISRSQVWQWVVSPKGILDDGRKVTVEMVRPMIAEELAKVKTTVSAQGEDTASYDQAAVIFDQMSLTPEYPEFLTLPLYEAMA; translated from the coding sequence ATGAGCCTCAACCTGCCCGCTGGTGTTCAGATCACCGCCCCCCTTCAGCCCGGTTACGAATCCGTCCTGACCTTCGAAGCCCTCGAACTGGTCGCCAAGCTGCATCGCGCCTTCGAAGGCCGTCGCCAGGAACTGCTCAAGGCCCGCGTTGAGCGCCAGGCCCGCATTGATGCCGGCGAAATGCCGGATTTCCTGCCGGAAACCAAGCACATCCGCGAAGGCGACTGGAAAATTGCTCCGCTGCCGAAAGCGCTGGAGCGCCGCCGCACCGAAATCACCGGTCCGGTCGAAGCCAAGATGATCATCAACGCCTTCAACTCGGGCGCTGACTCCTACATGACCGACTTCGAGGATTCCAACTCGCCAAACTGGGACAACCAGATTCAGGGTCAGATCAACCTCTACAAGGCCATTCGTCGCGAACTGTCGTTCAAGAACGAGAACGGCAAGGAATACAAGCTGAATGACCAGATCGCCACGCTGCAGATTCGTCCGCGCGGCTGGCACCTCGACGAAAAGCACGTGCTGATCGACGGTCAACGCGTTTCCGGCGGCATTTTCGACTTCGGCGTGGTGCTTTTCCACAATGCCAAAGAACAGATCGCCCGCGGCGCCGGCCCCTTCTTCTATCTGCCGAAGATGGAAAGCCACCTCGAAGCCCGCCTGTGGAACGATATTTTCGTCATGGCCCAGGATCACATCGGCCTGCCGCAGGGCACCATCAAGGCCACTGTGCTGGTTGAAACCATTCTTGCCACGTTCGAAATGGAAGAGATTCTGTACGAACTGCGCAACCACTCGGCCGGCCTGAATGCCGGTCGCTGGGACTACATCTTCTCGTGCATCAAGAAGTTCAAGAAAAACAAGGATTTCTGTCTGGCCCAGCGCAGCGCCATCACCATGGAAGTGCCGTTCATGCGCGGCTACGCCCTGGCGCTGGTGCAGGCCTGCCACAAGCGCGGCGCTCCGGCGATGGGCGGCATGTCGGCCCTGATCCCGATCAAGAACGACCCGGTCGCCAACGAAAAGGCCCTGGCCGGCATCCGCCACGACAAGACCCGCGACGCCAACGATGGCTTCGACGGCGGCTGGGTGGCTCACCCGGGCCTGGTTGCCATCGCCCACGAAGAATTCGTCAAGGTGCTCGGCGATCGCCCGAACCAGTGGGACAAGCAGGTTTCCGGCAACTTTGGCCCGGCCCAGTGGCTCGACTTCCAGCCTTCCACCCCGATCACCGAAGCCGGCCTGCGCAACAACATCAACGTCGGCATCCACTACCTCGGTTCCTGGCTGGCCGGCAACGGTTGCGTGCCAATCCACAACCTGATGGAAGATGCAGCGACCGCTGAAATCTCCCGCTCGCAAGTGTGGCAGTGGGTGGTTTCGCCGAAGGGCATCCTCGACGACGGCCGCAAGGTCACCGTTGAAATGGTTCGCCCGATGATTGCCGAAGAACTGGCCAAGGTGAAGACCACCGTCTCCGCCCAAGGCGAGGACACCGCCTCCTACGACCAGGCAGCCGTCATTTTCGACCAGATGTCGCTGACCCCGGAATACCCGGAGTTCCTGACCCTGCCGCTGTACGAAGCAATGGCCTAA
- a CDS encoding LysR family transcriptional regulator, with the protein MDKLKQIEAFTSVATRGSLSAAARAEGVTPAMIGRRLDALESRLGVKLLLRTTRKLTITFEGQAFLEDCQRLLNDLANAEAAVSLGGLQANGYLRVSAPAGFGRRHVAPLVGEFMQANPEVTVNLGLSDRLVDLINENIDCAIRIGELTDSSMVSVRLGEMRRMVVASPAYLVAHGVPREPADLVGHNCLSLGQQRGWIFKDPASGEVQNWKVGGSFECNDGAVLHEWALAGRGLAWRSLWEVGQDLKEGRLASVLDAWQAPPMGIYAVFPQRRHLPLRVRFFIDLLKDNYSRASYWELR; encoded by the coding sequence ATGGATAAGCTCAAACAGATCGAAGCGTTCACCTCGGTGGCGACGCGCGGCAGCCTTTCTGCCGCAGCCCGGGCCGAAGGCGTAACGCCGGCAATGATCGGCCGCCGGCTGGATGCGCTGGAGTCGCGCCTGGGCGTCAAGCTCTTGCTGCGCACGACGCGCAAATTGACCATTACCTTCGAGGGGCAGGCTTTCCTGGAGGATTGCCAGCGCTTGCTCAACGATCTGGCGAATGCCGAAGCGGCCGTTTCGCTCGGCGGTTTGCAGGCCAATGGCTACTTGCGCGTTTCTGCGCCGGCGGGCTTTGGTCGCCGCCATGTTGCGCCGCTGGTCGGCGAGTTCATGCAGGCCAATCCGGAGGTCACGGTCAACCTTGGTTTGAGCGACAGATTGGTCGATCTGATTAACGAAAATATCGACTGCGCGATCCGTATCGGCGAGCTGACCGATTCGAGCATGGTCAGCGTGCGTCTCGGCGAAATGCGCCGGATGGTCGTTGCCAGCCCGGCTTATCTTGTCGCCCATGGCGTACCACGCGAACCAGCCGATCTGGTCGGCCATAATTGCCTGTCACTGGGCCAGCAGCGTGGCTGGATTTTCAAGGATCCGGCGAGTGGCGAGGTGCAGAACTGGAAGGTCGGTGGCAGCTTTGAATGCAACGATGGCGCGGTGTTGCATGAGTGGGCGCTGGCCGGGCGTGGATTGGCCTGGCGTTCATTGTGGGAGGTCGGGCAGGACCTCAAGGAAGGCCGTCTGGCCTCGGTGCTCGATGCCTGGCAGGCGCCGCCTATGGGCATCTACGCAGTCTTTCCGCAACGTCGCCACCTGCCGCTGCGCGTTCGTTTTTTTATCGATTTACTGAAAGACAACTACAGCCGCGCCAGTTATTGGGAGTTGAGATGA
- a CDS encoding LrgB family protein: MTPRINELWVYLSASPLLGLTITLLAYQGAFWIYRRSGNHPLANPVLIAVSVLVCFLLSTGTSYETYFAGAQFVHFLLGPATVALAIPLYTQLKRVKAMWLPVLVGLLVGSLSAALSAVAIGRLFGASLPSQLSLAPKSVTTPIAMGIAERIGGIPSLTAVLVIVTGIIGAVAARYVFDAVRLRDPAIRGFAIGIASHGIGTARAFQVNEQSGAFAALAMGLNGALTALLVPLIARWIELG; this comes from the coding sequence ATGACCCCGCGCATCAACGAACTCTGGGTTTATCTTTCAGCCTCGCCACTACTCGGTCTGACTATCACGCTGCTGGCTTACCAAGGGGCATTCTGGATTTACCGGCGCTCCGGCAATCATCCACTGGCCAATCCGGTGCTCATCGCCGTCAGCGTTTTGGTCTGTTTTTTACTGTCGACCGGGACAAGCTACGAAACCTATTTTGCCGGCGCCCAATTCGTCCATTTTCTGCTCGGACCGGCTACTGTCGCACTCGCCATCCCGCTATATACGCAACTCAAGCGCGTCAAGGCCATGTGGCTGCCTGTCCTGGTCGGCCTGCTGGTCGGCAGCCTGAGCGCCGCACTTTCGGCAGTGGCCATTGGCCGGCTGTTCGGCGCCAGCCTGCCCAGCCAGCTCTCGCTGGCCCCCAAATCGGTCACGACGCCGATTGCCATGGGCATTGCCGAACGAATCGGCGGCATACCTTCGCTCACCGCCGTTCTGGTAATCGTCACCGGCATTATTGGTGCCGTTGCCGCACGCTACGTTTTCGATGCGGTGCGCCTGCGCGACCCGGCAATTCGCGGCTTTGCCATCGGAATCGCCTCACACGGCATTGGCACCGCCCGCGCATTCCAGGTCAATGAGCAAAGCGGAGCCTTCGCCGCATTGGCCATGGGATTGAATGGCGCTCTGACGGCATTGCTGGTGCCATTGATCGCCCGCTGGATCGAACTTGGCTAA
- a CDS encoding YbaN family protein codes for MKRPVYRALGVVSVVLGVIGAVLPLLPTTPFMILAAYFFARSHPEWEARLLAHPTVGPAIRAWRDHGAIPLLAKRLATLLMAISAIGGLLTLPSPWCYLPLAIGVCVLSWMWTRPSV; via the coding sequence ATGAAACGACCGGTTTATCGGGCGCTTGGCGTGGTTTCTGTGGTGTTGGGGGTGATCGGTGCCGTCCTGCCCTTGTTGCCGACAACACCGTTCATGATTCTGGCCGCCTATTTTTTTGCCCGCTCGCATCCGGAGTGGGAAGCCAGGCTTCTGGCTCATCCAACGGTTGGGCCGGCGATCCGGGCCTGGCGCGACCACGGCGCGATTCCCCTGCTGGCCAAACGACTGGCCACGCTGTTGATGGCCATCAGTGCCATCGGCGGCTTGCTGACGCTGCCTTCTCCCTGGTGTTATCTGCCGCTTGCGATCGGTGTATGCGTTTTGTCCTGGATGTGGACCCGGCCGTCGGTGTAA
- a CDS encoding PAS domain S-box protein, with translation MFIRPPPSQPKQTWLWFAPYIAIGIFSIAMLVVTALLQWREQDTAHSALEGDMHWAERTIENRLHAHQDFLAELGREQEFKQLTYEIFQVRASRYVRDNPELAAIVWVSTEGKVEWVSPNESTATFVGEQLTDTRLAALQEALRTRRTLFSSNYPDAYQRQANDLIFPVQQGSSDLGAFIALQSLETLLRATLPAVFTARYSLTVVDATNQEVYSNSSVKPTDRKISGSISLDMPGNRLGLNIIAYRGGGAWLPFVPAGLIVILTLIATATLVQLRRHAHRRAETEEQLRAAYAFRQAMSQSLITGMRAIDLEGRITFVNAAFCRMTGFDESELVGIAPPYPYWPDEEFDRLQNNIDQALAGQAPAAGFEMRIMRKNGERFDVRLYFSPLIDANGLQIGWMASMNDITEPKRARVELERAHERFVTVINGLDTAVHVADADSGEILFANRAFQNIFGFDTVGRDSAQVTAACRPMNEALSANPAELSSEELPCEIYDGEIQHALSGHWYHLHERAIRWVDGRTVRVQIAADITDKKHIDEVNLQQQKRLEQTSRLITMGEMASSLAHELNQPLSAIANYCAGCIKRMQAGNYRFEDLLAAMQKAADQAERAGKIIRRMRDMVKKSDPKREPISLDELVDEARAFADIEAQRTGTQIIVELPENLPKIVVDRIMIEQVLLNLVKNGIESMHNIPFERRRLLINARLADERMLEISVADQGHGLAEEDVEKIFAPFYTTKPEGMGIGLAICRSIIEFHQGRLWLEPRREGGTTFRFTVPIEEEHE, from the coding sequence ATGTTCATCCGCCCCCCTCCCAGCCAGCCCAAGCAAACCTGGCTCTGGTTCGCCCCCTACATTGCCATCGGCATTTTTTCCATTGCCATGCTGGTCGTCACCGCGCTACTGCAGTGGCGTGAGCAGGACACCGCCCACTCGGCGCTTGAAGGCGACATGCACTGGGCCGAACGGACCATTGAGAATCGCCTCCACGCGCATCAGGATTTTCTGGCGGAACTTGGGCGCGAACAGGAATTCAAGCAGCTGACCTACGAAATCTTTCAGGTCCGTGCGTCACGCTATGTTCGGGACAATCCAGAGCTGGCAGCCATTGTCTGGGTCAGCACCGAAGGCAAGGTCGAATGGGTCTCGCCGAACGAGTCGACCGCGACATTTGTCGGCGAGCAACTGACCGACACTCGCCTGGCCGCCCTGCAGGAAGCACTGCGCACACGTCGCACCTTGTTCAGCAGCAATTATCCCGATGCCTACCAGCGTCAGGCCAACGACCTGATTTTCCCGGTCCAGCAAGGCAGCAGCGACCTGGGCGCCTTCATCGCCCTGCAATCGCTCGAGACACTGCTGCGCGCGACCTTGCCGGCGGTGTTCACGGCGCGCTACAGCCTGACGGTTGTCGATGCAACGAACCAGGAGGTTTACAGCAACTCCTCGGTCAAGCCGACCGACCGCAAGATTTCCGGCAGCATCAGCCTCGACATGCCGGGCAATCGGCTGGGCCTGAACATCATCGCCTATCGCGGCGGCGGGGCCTGGCTGCCCTTTGTACCGGCCGGCCTGATCGTCATTTTGACGCTGATTGCGACGGCCACACTGGTTCAACTTCGGCGCCACGCCCATCGCCGGGCAGAAACAGAAGAGCAACTGCGCGCCGCCTATGCCTTCCGCCAGGCGATGTCCCAATCGCTGATCACCGGCATGCGCGCCATTGATCTCGAAGGCCGGATCACCTTCGTCAATGCCGCGTTCTGCCGCATGACCGGTTTTGACGAGTCAGAGCTGGTCGGCATCGCCCCGCCCTACCCTTACTGGCCCGATGAAGAATTCGACCGCCTGCAGAACAACATCGACCAGGCACTGGCCGGTCAGGCGCCGGCAGCCGGTTTTGAAATGCGCATCATGCGGAAAAATGGCGAACGCTTCGATGTCCGCCTCTATTTCTCGCCACTGATCGATGCCAACGGCCTGCAAATCGGCTGGATGGCTTCGATGAACGACATTACCGAGCCGAAACGCGCACGCGTCGAACTGGAACGGGCGCACGAACGTTTTGTCACGGTGATCAACGGTCTGGATACCGCTGTGCACGTCGCCGACGCCGACTCAGGCGAAATCCTCTTCGCCAACCGCGCCTTCCAGAACATCTTTGGCTTCGATACCGTCGGGCGCGACTCGGCCCAGGTGACCGCAGCCTGCCGCCCGATGAACGAAGCCTTGAGCGCCAACCCGGCCGAACTGTCGAGCGAGGAATTGCCCTGCGAAATCTACGACGGTGAAATCCAGCACGCCCTCTCGGGACACTGGTACCACCTGCACGAACGGGCAATCCGCTGGGTCGACGGACGCACAGTCCGGGTCCAGATTGCCGCCGACATCACCGACAAGAAGCACATCGACGAAGTCAATCTGCAACAGCAGAAACGTCTTGAGCAGACCTCGCGCCTGATCACCATGGGCGAAATGGCATCCTCGCTGGCCCACGAGTTGAACCAGCCTCTGTCGGCCATCGCCAATTACTGCGCCGGGTGCATCAAACGCATGCAAGCCGGCAACTATCGCTTCGAAGACCTGCTGGCGGCCATGCAAAAAGCAGCCGACCAGGCTGAACGGGCCGGCAAGATCATTCGCCGGATGCGCGACATGGTGAAAAAGAGCGACCCGAAACGCGAACCCATTTCACTCGACGAACTGGTCGACGAAGCACGCGCCTTTGCCGACATCGAAGCCCAGCGAACAGGCACGCAGATCATCGTTGAATTGCCTGAAAATCTGCCCAAAATCGTGGTCGACCGCATCATGATTGAACAAGTGCTGCTTAATCTGGTGAAAAATGGCATCGAATCGATGCACAATATCCCCTTTGAACGTCGTCGCCTGTTGATCAATGCCCGATTGGCCGATGAGCGTATGCTGGAAATCAGTGTCGCCGACCAGGGACACGGGCTGGCCGAAGAAGATGTCGAGAAGATTTTCGCCCCTTTCTACACGACCAAACCGGAAGGGATGGGGATCGGGCTGGCAATCTGCCGCTCGATCATCGAATTCCACCAGGGCCGGCTTTGGCTGGAACCACGCCGGGAAGGCGGCACGACCTTCCGTTTCACCGTACCGATAGAGGAAGAACATGAGTGA
- a CDS encoding CidA/LrgA family protein, with protein sequence MLSALTQLLLCQLAGEVIARGLDLPVPGPVLGMLLLFLVLTLRGGPGHDLQTTSQTLLQHLSLLFVPAGTGIMVHLHRVADEWLALSISLLVSTLMTLLVTGLVMQLCAPRSTAPGENP encoded by the coding sequence ATGCTTTCAGCCCTGACCCAACTCCTTTTATGCCAGCTAGCCGGGGAAGTCATTGCCCGCGGCCTGGATCTCCCTGTCCCCGGCCCGGTACTCGGCATGTTGCTGCTTTTTCTTGTGCTGACCCTGCGCGGCGGGCCGGGGCACGATCTGCAGACAACCAGCCAGACCCTGCTTCAACACCTGTCGCTACTCTTCGTGCCGGCCGGCACCGGCATCATGGTGCATCTGCACCGTGTCGCCGATGAGTGGCTTGCACTATCGATTTCACTACTGGTCAGCACCTTGATGACCTTGCTGGTCACCGGGCTGGTCATGCAGCTCTGCGCCCCGCGCAGCACGGCCCCGGGAGAAAATCCATGA